The Paramicrobacterium fandaimingii DNA segment TTGGAAAACACCTGATCATGACGCAAAAACCCGCACTCGACATCACGGTCCTCGCCGGCGGGATCTCTCACGAGCGAGATGTCTCACTGCGCTCAGGAGCACGGCTGTCTGACGAGCTTCGTCGCGCGGGCCACCGGGTGACGGTGCGCGAGCCCAACGCGACACTCTTCGCCGATATTGCCGACAACGCTCCTGACGTCGTGTGGCCAGCGCTGCATGGCGCAAGCGGTGAAGATGGCGCGCTGCAGGCACTGCTGCGTGCCCGTGATATCCGATATGTCGGCTCTCATTCGGAGGCTGCCGGTCTCGCCTGGTTCAAACCGACAGCGAAGGTCCTCGTGGACCGCGCCGGTTACGCGACCCCGAAGTGGCTGTCGCTTCCCCAAGAGACATTCCGCGAGCTCGGCGCCGGGGGAGTGTTGGGCGAAGTCCTCGCGGGCATTGGAACACCGGCGGTTGTGAAGCCCGCGCAGGGGGGCTCTGCACAAGGTGTCACGATCGTCGACGACTCACGTGCTCTCCCGCGTGCCATGGTCGACGCATACACGTATTCAGACACCGCTCTTGTTGAACAGAAGATCGAGGGCGTTGAGCTTGCCATCGCCGTCATCGACACCGGAGACGGCCCGCGTGCGCTCCCCGCTGTCGAGATCGAGCCTGTGTCGGGCGTGTACAGCTTCGAGGCTCGTTACAACGCGGGCGAAACCATGTTTTACGCCCCCGCGCGCATCGATGACGAGGTTGCCGCTCGTGCGGCGGAGACAGCCGTCGAAATTCACCAATTGCTTGGTCTGCGGCACATTTCGCGCATCGATGTGATTGTCGATGCCGAAGGCACCGTGTGGTTCCTCGAAGCGAACATGCTCCCCGGGCTGACCGAGACGTCACTCGTTCCTCAGGCAATCGAGGCAGCGGGCCTCACCCTCAGTTCTGTCTACAGTGGCTTGGTGTCGCACGCGCTGACTGACTGAGAGATCACATCAGCCGACCAGAGAAGCGGGCAGTGACGATGATCGTCACTGCCCGCTTCTTTGTTCACACTCCGGTTTTCGGCTTAGCCACTGTACGGGTCTTCGCCGATTTCACCCAGGATGCGGTTGAGGTCGCCAATTGTCGCGAAATCGACCACGATCTGGCCTTTCTTTGCTCCAAGCGTCACTTTGACGCGGGTATTGAGGCGGTCCCCCAGGCGCTCACCCACCGAATCAAGCTGTCCCCGGCGCGATCCTGGCTTTGCCTTCGGCCGCGTGCTTGCCGTCATACGCTTTGCCGCTTCTTCAGCGGCACGAACAGACAAGTCTTCGTTGACAATCTTCGCTGCCAGGCGCGCCATGAGGTCGGGTTCGCTGACCGAGAGGATTGTGCGGGCGTGCCCGGCGCTGAGCACGCCGGCCGCAACCTTCGTCTGCACGTCGGTTGGCAGGCGAAGCAGTCGAATCGTGTTCGTGATCTGTGGCCTGGATCGCCCGATACGGTCGGCAAGCTGCTCTTGAGTGATTCCGAAGTCCTCGAGCAGCTGCTGGTAAGCAGACGCCTCCTCCAACGGGTTCAGCTCTGAACGATGCAGGTTCTCCAGAAGCGCGTCTCGCAACATCGCATCGTCGGCGGTGTCCTTGATCACGGCAGGGATGCTGTCGAGCTGCGCTTCCTTTGCGGCACGCAGTCGCCGCTCACCCATAATGAGTTCGTAGATTCCCGCGTCGGCGTCATGCGTCCGCACGACAATGGGCTGAAGTACACCGAACTCGCGGATGCTGTGCACCAGTTCAGCAAGATCATCTGGGTCGAAATTGCGTCGCGGCTGGTTCGCGTTGGGAATGATTGTGTTCGGGTCAAGCGCGACAAGCTGCGCCCCGGGAACAGCCTTCAGTTCCGTCTGCTCAGACGCCGAGGCAGTCTCACTCGTAGGAATATCAACGGGAAGTGATCGCGCTGAGTCGGGAAAGAAGACGTCAACGGGCCGCGCCGTCGCGGCTCCCTCCGTCTGCGTCGGGATCAGCGCACCGATGCCGCGTCCCAAGCCTGTTCGTCGAGTTGCCATTAGTTGCGTTCCTTCTTCTGAGTCGAATCCCTGCCGGCGATCTCCGCCGCTGCTTCAAGGTACGAGACGGCACCGATGCCGCTGGGATCATGACTGATCACGGTCTGTCCGAAGCTCGGTGCTTCTGAGATGCGCACCGCCCGGGGGATGATCGCATCGAGAACTTCCTCGGGGAAGTGTGCGCGAACATCATCTGCAACTTGATTTGCCAGGTTTGTGCGGGAGTCGAACATCGTCAGAAGGATGGTGGACAGATGCAGCGCGGGGTTAAGGTGCTTTTGAATGAGTTGGATGCTGTTGAGGAGCTGGCTCAGTCCCTCGAGTGCGTAGTACTCGCACTGAATCGGAATGAGCACTTCTGTTGCGGCGACGAAGCCGTTGATCGTCAGTAGACCGAGCGATGGTGGGCAGTCGATGAAGATGTAATCCCACGATGTATCGTTCGCTGAAGCGCGCTTTACAAAATCGTCGAGCGCAGTGCGCAGCCGATGCTCGCGTGCCACCTGGGAAACCAGCTCGATCTCAGCCCCGGCGAGATGGATCGTCGATGGCACACAGTACAGCTGGTCAAATTCGGGGCTCTTCTGAATGACGTCTTCCAAAGGGAAGTCATCGATGAGCACGTCGTACACGCTGGGAACTTCCGACGTGTGATCAACACCAAGTGCCGTGGACGCATTGCCCTGGGGATCAAGGTCAATGACGAGCACCTTGAGACCGTGCTTGGCGAATGCCGCCGCGATATTTACCGTCGTCGTCGTTTTCCCGACACCACCCTTTTGGTTCGAGATCGTGAAGATCCGAGTGCTGTCGGGTCGCTGAACACTGACGTCTGCCAGGGTTTTGCGTCGTTCGGTCAGGGCCGCCAGATCGCGAGCGAGGGGAGTGGACGCGTCAAACGAGACCTCCGTCATGCGACAGTCACCACTTCATCCCCATGTTTCACGTGAAACCCTCCGTCGAAACCGTACTTATCAACTGTACGCGTTGAACGGCCGTAGCGCATGCCTTCCGGCAACGTTTGGTCACCAATCACCGCGTCACATCAGCAGATGTTTCACGTGAAACATCTCGGCCGACGTTCGGGGGAATTACAGCAGAGAATCCGGTCAGACCACCATCCGCGCTCCAAAACCCGGCCCGGTGTCTCATGACCGAAGTCGCCCAAAGCCGCTTAGGATGCTTCCTGTGAAAACTGACAGAGAAATCGCCTGGTCACTGGGAGAAACGAGCTGCCCGAAAATCCGCCTGATTTGGGCCGAAAAGACCGAACGTGTCCCGGGCCATGGCGATCCGACGACGGGCTGCACGTTGCCCCACATCGCTCTAGCCTCGACCAGGCGTGGAGCACGTTACGTCCCAACACGAACCGCCGGGGGCGCCTTCTCAGACAGGTGGGCGACATCGTCGACACAGACGCGCGTCGCGAGCATTGGGGTGGTGAGGTAGGCGCACCACGAGAAGCCCGACATTCACCGATGCCAGAGGCAGGCCCCGCCTGCGAACTCT contains these protein-coding regions:
- a CDS encoding D-alanine--D-alanine ligase family protein, producing MTQKPALDITVLAGGISHERDVSLRSGARLSDELRRAGHRVTVREPNATLFADIADNAPDVVWPALHGASGEDGALQALLRARDIRYVGSHSEAAGLAWFKPTAKVLVDRAGYATPKWLSLPQETFRELGAGGVLGEVLAGIGTPAVVKPAQGGSAQGVTIVDDSRALPRAMVDAYTYSDTALVEQKIEGVELAIAVIDTGDGPRALPAVEIEPVSGVYSFEARYNAGETMFYAPARIDDEVAARAAETAVEIHQLLGLRHISRIDVIVDAEGTVWFLEANMLPGLTETSLVPQAIEAAGLTLSSVYSGLVSHALTD
- a CDS encoding ParB/RepB/Spo0J family partition protein translates to MATRRTGLGRGIGALIPTQTEGAATARPVDVFFPDSARSLPVDIPTSETASASEQTELKAVPGAQLVALDPNTIIPNANQPRRNFDPDDLAELVHSIREFGVLQPIVVRTHDADAGIYELIMGERRLRAAKEAQLDSIPAVIKDTADDAMLRDALLENLHRSELNPLEEASAYQQLLEDFGITQEQLADRIGRSRPQITNTIRLLRLPTDVQTKVAAGVLSAGHARTILSVSEPDLMARLAAKIVNEDLSVRAAEEAAKRMTASTRPKAKPGSRRGQLDSVGERLGDRLNTRVKVTLGAKKGQIVVDFATIGDLNRILGEIGEDPYSG
- a CDS encoding ParA family protein, encoding MTEVSFDASTPLARDLAALTERRKTLADVSVQRPDSTRIFTISNQKGGVGKTTTTVNIAAAFAKHGLKVLVIDLDPQGNASTALGVDHTSEVPSVYDVLIDDFPLEDVIQKSPEFDQLYCVPSTIHLAGAEIELVSQVAREHRLRTALDDFVKRASANDTSWDYIFIDCPPSLGLLTINGFVAATEVLIPIQCEYYALEGLSQLLNSIQLIQKHLNPALHLSTILLTMFDSRTNLANQVADDVRAHFPEEVLDAIIPRAVRISEAPSFGQTVISHDPSGIGAVSYLEAAAEIAGRDSTQKKERN